GctcttttaaatattaaaaaacacAAGCTCGGCTCGGTTACGGTGGACCCAATTCACTGGCAAAACACAAACATGCAGGAAAAAAACCGCCGTATAAGACAAACGAAGTTATTAAACTTGAACATTTGCCACTTATGAACAGTAGCATCCAAAGCATAAAACAGCATTTCTTGTGTGGGGAATGAACCAATTAACGGCAACCGAACCTAAGGCTATTAGTATTCTTGGTCATGGTATGGTAATATATCTCTCTACCTGCAACTACCCATTTGTGCCTTTTGTACCTCAACCTCTTAGAACCATCCAAATAGTCATCCAACTACTCTTTCAGACAAAAGAAAAACTATCAATCCATAATAATCCTCCATGGCTTAAGTACTCTATCCCAATCATAAAGTACAAAATCCAACAACACAAAACTGACCCATGTCGAGAATCGTGTGGATACAATCCAATGTGTTATCCAAAAACGTAAGCCGTTATTATGTACAAAAGTTAAAGCCCCGGAAGCCAATCATTTCACTAAAAGGGGCACCAGAATTTAATACAGCCACATTATGTTCTCTCATTGTAGCTGCATAAGTGCCCCTCCCAACACTAAAATCCCTCATCACACTTTTTTTGTTTGAACAGCGATTAGGATCACCcgaggggactaaaccacccgttgcaatTATCTCAATAACCCCGCCCTCATCTCAATAACCCCGCccacaaccgctggaccacattacAACTTCTCCCTCATCACACTTTAAATCAAGAATTTCCTTAAATTGAAAATCAGGAGTCCGGGTTTTGAGTTAGGATCCAGGTAAATGGGTACGACCCATCTCGGGTCTTCGTGATGGGTCATATAGAAACAAACTGAGCATTTGAAAATACCTTTGTCTGTCTTACTCGCAGCAAGACAAGCAAAATTTTTGAATATGTATTGTACGTTTTTTTATCGTCCAGGAGGCTCCAGTTTCACTCAGGATGGGTAACGGTTTTGTGGATAACTTTGGAGTGAGTAAGAGACACCTACACCGTCTTCTTTATAGACCACTTGTAGTGGTAGAGGGCGTGAGTTAATGGTGTGAGTTGATTTTTGTACTTTTTTTTATGATTAGAATGTGTGGATTTTTGTGTGTGGAGTATTGATTGTGTGAGTTTTTGGTGTGGGTGTTAAgtgttgtgatgatgtgttaaaatttaATTGATAAAGGAGTATAaaaggttttaaaataataatttataaataataaataatataaaattaataaaattcatTCAACACACGTTTCTTGAGCCGTTGAATGGCAACGCACGGCACCAATTTTTGGAGAAGCAACACCCCGATACACCCTTTGCAGGCGTTGGATTTTTGACACCTTTGATTTGCTGGGCGTTGGATAGTCCCAATACAACTCGTCTTAACGGATCGCCCCGTACTGTTGgagtgtggagacatttaaacaaaactggaaaaagtgtcactaaaaactgtttcaacacttatttgtgtgttcttgaactttcaaggttaacttaatttgttcaagagatatgagatcaagactaacttgtagtacttgaccatataaactaactacataaaattaaagtgcataaaatgaagaagtaactaagtaaacatgtaatttgttcatggttattcatactctaaagattcaaaccaaagtttgatctttagaaagtaaactttaaagtttacttcatgaactttaagtatgaatttaatcaacacatgaacttgcaatcttttaagaaagtatatgtagaatcataactagtaagttatgttcttgagtgttcttgataaatacaagaaataagaagaatcaaactagaaagtttattcttggaaactagtaaagaataactaacaattacatgtaacaaactaacaacaagtaatcaaactacaaattacaaaagatgatgatgatttgtgaATATGAAATTCGGTTTTAGCCCAAAGAAAAGGGGAGAAAAAGATGTTCTTGGTACTTACAAGTAaaggaaagatgagagaaaaatatGAGAGGAAAGTAAGATGTAAGTTTGAAATGAAGTATGTGTGTGAGATTACAAGTAAGTgatgtagtaaaaaaaaaaaaaaaactctcctcTACACCCCCATATGGCCGACGGCCTGCTGCAGAATAAAGGGGGAGAGATGAGTTGCCTACAAGTTCCTTGAGTGCaaagtcttaaaagttggataaagaggttgcatgcatggggattatgtgtaaactagattccaaatgaacaaaactagctagttaccattacaagtaatacttacaaggaagagtgggctaactaagtccactaataatgtagggtgggcttggaagtccaataacatgagtccattacattaacaaagcccaagttcaaataaatcacaagttaaaccgatTAAAGCCCaactaactaactaatagccttagttaattaaaatgattaataaatttaatcatgaatgtaaataatatctaaaaatattattcgtgaaagttccgggtgtcacaaagacgtttcgggcacttaaaagtcaagtacgggcaatcatagcaacatgtaaatgtaataacatacattcgtttaatcacacgtattaataatagtaattattaataaataaatgttgaaaatttcagggtcgttacacggatgaaatgggctatcgttgttgggacaacgaggctagaaaagtaattcgttcgcaagatgttacttttgatgaagattcggtctatggcaaaccggaaatggggagtcctaaaccgagtcaagttacttttgacgatgtttctattgatgatcttgcaggttctagtgggagtacgggaaacaatgaattgccgaaTAACGGTGAGGCGTcgaaaaatgctaatgatggggatgattcggaaagcggtgatgattccgaacatagtgcgagttctagtgatgaggaggacacaaatgaaaccggtcaaaccatttcggttactcctacaccaagacgctcgactagagtgcccaaaccaaatcctaggtattctccatcagcaaactacttgctctatacagagaatggtgaacccgaaagttactttgaggcaagaaaaacaaaagaatccatacaatgggagcttgccatgaaagaagagatgggttcacttgagaagaataaaacttggtcactagtgaagttacctcatgataaaagggcattgcaaaacaaatgggtgtatcgaatcaagaatgagtcggatggcaagaaaaggtacaaggctcgtttggtagtcaaaggctttcaacaaaaggaaggggttgactacaaagagatattttcaccggtagttaaaatgactactatccgtttggtactttctatagtcgcatccgaagacttacatcttgagtaactagatgtaaaaactgcattcttacatggtgatcttgttgaagagatctacatgaggcaacccgagggctttgaggtaaagggtaaagagaagtgggtttgtaagctaaagaaaagtttgtatggattgaagcaagcacctcggcaatggtacttgaagtttgatgattttatgaagaagattggtttcttaagatgtgaagcggatcactgttgctacttgaagaaatccaagtcttcttatataatcttattgttgtatgttgatgacatgttacttgcaggttcaaacatgtccgaaattaacaagttgaagggattactttcccgagaattcgagatgaaagatcttggcggtgctaagcaaatacttggcatgagtattgtgcgtgatcgtgtgaagggtactctatacttgtctcaatccaaatatattgagaaagtaatagagaggttcaacatggaagattcaaaggctcgttctatgcctttgggaagcaccttaaagttatcgaaaagtcaatcaccaaagacggaaagagacaagaaggatatggaaaaggttccatatgcatcagccgtgggtagtattatgtatgccatggtttgtacaagacccgatattgctcaagcagtgggagttgtaagtcgttatatgtctaatccgggaaaagagcattgggaagcggtcaaatggttgcttcgttatttgaaaggtacttctaatatgggattgtgtttctccaaaaacaatctcatacttagaggttatgcggatgctaatttgggtggatgtgatgattcggggaaaaacactacgggttatgttttcacaatggggaagacggcgattagttggttatctcgattgcaaaagagtgttgctttgtcaaccaccgaagccgaatacatggctattgcggaagcttctaaagagctagtaTGGTTGAAGAAATTCTTaggcgagttgggtaaaagacaagactattgcgtcttgtattgtgataatcaaagtgcggttcatcttgggaagaatccggtgtttcatagtcgaacgaaacacatcaagataaggtatcattttattcgacaacatataaatgatggcactttattcttggagaaaatccttggtacaaagaatcctgccgatatgtttactaaggtggttacgacggaaaaattgaggttttgcattacctcaattggtcttctcatgaattgatgagagaagaccccagctagagatgtgaatggtgttacaagtttaacaagtagtattgaagaccttttatcgaaagtctactcattcgaagaatgtgttgagcgtgcgtgtcccaaatgatatttggcggtaatcgaaggtggtttaatgttcttggtaaattcattgatatgaatggagcttgttcaaagtctccaagtgggagattgttggagtgtggagacatttaaacaaaactggaaaaagtgtcactaaaaactgtttcaacacttgcacggattttgcagatttcggtaagcgtgaaacagagaaaaacagatcaaaaacagagcaaattgattgtgcgcggtgatggtgcgcggcgcgctccctgcgcgcactagagaagttttgatcagaaggcttgctcgaagtttgggagtgtggacggcgcgcacgtttaagtgtgcacggcgcgcacgatgtctggcagcaagtgggcaacttgcacacatgggatccgatcttgattgattctcctttcactttaggtgcttagtgggttgctttacaccactaattgtggctttgatcatgtcattagtgggtgtaaagcatggctagttggtttatctttcatgattactagcacacttgaagatcaagttgtagtttggttggtttcttgtttgctctatatatagagctCATTCATAGTCATTGTAACACACCACTCTCAAGTATTCAGTAATATAacaatctctagttggtccgtggactaaagcaatcacaacgattgcatataaccacgttatatcttgtgtcgttcttacattttcgcatttattatctttcgttcattaagtgagttgagtgatcttgatagtatcactactcggctagtaatcttgtagaattactagcgttgtttgggtcctaatatcctaacacgtACACCATTAACTTTTGAGCCATTTGCAGTGATTGTTGCAGATCTCACCCACATCATAATTCATATATTCTTTGAGTTCTTCTTTCATCGAAAAATAAGCATGCACCATGCTTGTAAATATCCCGTTCGCTCCCTGAAATTTTCCCTTCCTAATCTGTTTGGATTAATCCGAACATATTTCCGTATTTCTTCAATCTGGAAAAATTCAGGTAACATATTATAACCTCGTCTTCTAGACCACCTGATTTGCAGCTTGGATCAGACCCAAAATGTCATAAAGAAATGATCCATACCTAAATGTGCGGGGAATTCTATGGAAATCTCTAACATCAGATATTTCATGTTTGATTTCGTAATAACAGTCACGATTTGAGGATCATAATTAATTGCGGTTTAGTATCATCGATGCATTTTGTATCGAAAATCATAAAAGGCTTCATCGaatagaatataaaaaaaaaaatcaaataaaagAAAAAATGCACAATATGAAAACACACCTGCCAATTCCAGTCAATATACTTACCTTCATTTTCTCCATTtggtaaccataataataataatcataataaagaaTCAAAAACAGATTCTAACATGTTGCATCACCTATTCAACTCCTAAATACCAACAATTGCCAAAAAATATTAGTCACTACTGGACCAGAAATTAAATTACTACTTTGAAAAGGGGTAGTGTTCGTTGACTCGCTTGTAGTTACTTCGATTAGACAAAGTGTACGATTTTACTGCTATTCTACACTTTTCGCATACTATTATCTTTCTGGGCACGGCttgaatttgattattcgaagcaaTAGTGGGAGCAAAATTTGAACCTAACTCGAAGTTTAGGCTTTTATTGGAGTATTCAAATCTAAACAATATAGAATTGATATGAATAATGCATcaaaaaccataaacataaacaatGTTTTCTAAAGAAGCAATGAATTCTGTACCTACTATGCGAAACACAAAGCATGAAATGTAGAACATGTGTTGCCAAATGCAACATGAAagattaaattttattttatatataatgaaaagtcaaaattacaaaccaaaccCCTATATCGGGTAACATGTGGGTCCCATCGATCAACCAATCACCTCCGGCGACGACCATCAGAGTATTGAGAAAGCGGAACAACCTCAGCCAACGGAGTCGACAACGGCGTCGGAAGCGGCGAACTCCGGCAAACAGGACACGTGGCGTTAAGTTTCAACCAAGCATCAACACAAATCAAATGAAAACAATGTTTACAATCCGGTAACATCCTCATCATTTCAGATTCCTTATACTCACACAAACAGATCGCGCAAACCGAATCACTAATCATCTCCTTCGTGTACACAAACTTAGGGTACGAATTAATAACAGTTTGATCAAGTCCAACGACAACGTTTTGTTCATCACCGTCATTGTTATTCGTTTCGTCAACGAAAATGGTACTAGGTAGAATAACGCCGTGATCGTTAGGGTTTGGACGGTAACGGTTACGGTAGCGGTGACGGATACATATGTAGGAAGCGAGAAGGAGAGATGATAAGAGAACGAGGAATCCGAATGCGATTGCAATCGCGTAACCGAGGCCGAGGTTAGTTATGTAGTAATGAGTAGGTGAAGTGATTGAttgtggtggtggcggtggtgatggtggtgatgacgTGGACATTGAGGTGAAATTGATGGTGGTTGGTGGCGGTGAAGTCCATTTGGAGTGAGGGGAAAAGGTGGGTGAGTGGtggtgaaattagggttttagaaATGGGTAGGTTGATGAGGTGTAAGCATTAAATGGATATAATTGAGCTAACGACATTAATGGCGGTTAGATAGGTAGAGCGATATTGAAAATGTCAAAGATGGAGATGGGGATGGGGATCGCCATTGAAGAAGATATGAAAATCTTCATTTATatttcattaattttattattgtattatttaatggggatgattctcacacactgttttgtgatcctcacacaccaatttacttgaactcctcaatataatagggtaaaagggtgtgtgagtatcaaaaaacagtgtgtgagaatcatctcccttatttaattaatgttaattaataaattaataaattttattaattattggtAGTAAAATTAATCTGTCTAATACTAAAATTAATCGtaaaataattattcattttaataaattaataaataatactcataataaagaATTAATTTTTTTATACTCTTAAATCTTAATATATAAATGTTTAACCTAAGAGCTATGTAAAACATAATTGGTAAACTGAATAATATAAGTtcaatatcataatcatcatcataattcattcataacactaattatattaaagtatgttgGTGCTCGGAAAAAATAGAATTGTGATAAGGGGAGTACTAAATTAGGTGTTATTGTTACTATTACTATAGTATTTATATTgttgtttctttttattttattagaAAGATTAATTTATAACTTGCGAATTCgcataataattaaaatttaatatcAACTAATATTTAATATGTTTTGTataataaaattagattttatttatcaaTGGTTGAAATTCAAGATATTCAAATTCAAATCAATGATGTAAGTAATAGAGAGACAGATACTATTATTCAAAATCTTATGGTTGAAACTTTAAactaaaagattttttttttatttgacaaTAAACGAGAACTTAAAT
The window above is part of the Rutidosis leptorrhynchoides isolate AG116_Rl617_1_P2 chromosome 1, CSIRO_AGI_Rlap_v1, whole genome shotgun sequence genome. Proteins encoded here:
- the LOC139873140 gene encoding RING-H2 finger protein ATL67-like; this translates as MSTSSPPSPPPPPQSITSPTHYYITNLGLGYAIAIAFGFLVLLSSLLLASYICIRHRYRNRYRPNPNDHGVILPSTIFVDETNNNDGDEQNVVVGLDQTVINSYPKFVYTKEMISDSVCAICLCEYKESEMMRMLPDCKHCFHLICVDAWLKLNATCPVCRSSPLPTPLSTPLAEVVPLSQYSDGRRRR